One Babesia bovis T2Bo chromosome 4 map unlocalized Chr4_1, whole genome shotgun sequence genomic window carries:
- a CDS encoding putative integral membrane protein, with protein MSYAIRVLWAVVLVLLLNLYGAAPRAALRQNYLAYSVLKPYLRKPKVRNRTTREEKTRRSAFHKQLHKELRMKYWERLDPAVNTIINYNSKTDSGPVIDPKRAFVVQEVIPQLVKLENQQVNCTLTAEQSESFDRRAGLKLYCDIKAVFSTIADNINNNDVFTDFHLMASQDQLLKLQADVDYIMPLVNAREEPEPSTECIEYCNHIEQLAHEEPIKFLAHSYYIIKDWHLTRRHFLARFRYHLKLVRKMKAASFDNDCDTFEKTLNKTAINWTRAEKNIFIYELQVAQNMAQNALTSAIIYPCKASYAVSQICETSC; from the exons ATGTCATATGCCATACGCGTACTATGGGCAGTTGTGTTAGTGCTGCTCCTTAATCTTTATGGCGCAGCTCCTAGGGCTGCATTAAGACAGAACTACCTCGCATACTCAGTTTTGAAGCCATATCTTAGGAAACCCAAAGTTCGAAACCGTACAACACGGGAGGAGAAGACGCGTAGATCGGCTTTTCATAAGCAATTGCATAAAGAACTTCGTATGAAATACTGGGAGCGATTAGACCCTGCCGTAAATACGATCATAAACTACAACTCAAAAACTGATTCAGGTCCTGTGATCGACCCAAAAAG GGCGTTCGTAGTCCAAGAAGTTATACCACAACTTGTTAAACTGGAGAACCAACAAGTCAACTGCACGCTCACTGCTGAACAATCGGAGTCATTCGATAGACGG GCCGGACTTAAGCTATACTGTGATATTAAGGCTGTTTTCTCCACAATCGCAGATAACATCAACAACAATGATGTTTTCACGGACTTCCACTTGATGGCATCGCAAGATCAGTTACTAAAGCTCCAGGCAGACGTAGATTACATCATGCCTCTTGTTAAT GCCCGCGAAGAACCTGAGCCGTCAACAGAATGCATTGAATATTGTAATCACATTGAACAACTTGCACATGAGGAGCCTATAA AGTTTTTAGCGCACtcatattatattattaagGATTGGCATCTAACTAGACGACATTTTTTGGCTCGATTTCGTTATCATTTAAAATTAGTTAGGAAAATGAAGGCTGCTTCTTTCGATAACGACTGTGATACTTTTGAG AAAACGCTGAATAAAACAGCAATTAATTGGACTAGGGCCGAAAAAAACATCTTTATCTACGAGCTACAGGTAGCCCAAAATATGGCACAAAACGCACTCACATCGGCAATCATATACCCTTGTAAGGCTTCTTACGCTGTATCGCAAATATGTGAAACATCGTGTTAA
- a CDS encoding KH domain family protein has translation MEANMKREDALGSSSMSDGINTEQYSAAASFSTLIDDDGFERVLTPAERKALRKKANVAAQTNVVSMNGDVKSGTRVLDSVFNKIKSRMQKFGVDVASLPITSDMSISCDAAVEDLNELIDEIDAAIKSAPGTVPTPLRFTNLDDLDKTVREINDNLRRLKAKSGKGLVPDIDDIESAIKDNETYLVYLKEERVIVEGYQRMKTFQNKLQGYKKALLDIISYRAASARRSSLMTDKGLNPASARSQQNDYILGILQRMKADKGLVFDHSNVIKSELVLMATPNRFHPPYNYLKRIKERFFVHIDPIDVKGSDITALHLNVHGESADVDACVTYLKSLEFHSSKQIHIDYERIKKIFGGLSGLSQIDESFNVMTFYYQGAIDLIGSRDGVNLAFNYIDEKIKAFESNVDVGKSISAPATLAEHEARKVQLQYDFLVCKALSMRFRNLVRNIEADLGVSVSFDFTARDGKAAMYVNVDSTYKTDDQSATGRIKTAVTQLEALAASMGTVEIPGTNDEDVMSYLFSEDILRCRFVSPDFCMHRYGGMVHIVGKKSVLKDALVRVKTLLLNRNMKPRELHVEADMAFMLSPSTLSAVEDWTGVTILIRESINGSVLVIYGNKEQQDECVKQVEEILSTHVEYTFDLSSAHMAVLSDNKYRIIRDLEDKTHVHIVVKKVSNELIFHGQREKVDEAVDVMKAFTENFVCLDNTKISDITITGDFYAWIRVPKRHIGAVIGKGGSTLRDIISNAGLRNIFVNRGDNSDDIVCFEGNKVAVKNALEVLSHILEFDGVNQQDSPIEDFLVGRYSSTHSVLRTNVPTTVERSSKPARNSGSKPIVFDCRDDDFPALGSKM, from the coding sequence ATGGAAGCCAACATGAAGAGGGAGGATGCTTTAGGTTCGTCCTCAATGTCTGATGGTATTAATACTGAGCAGTATTCTGCTGCTGCATCTTTCAGTACTTTGATTGATGATGACGGCTTTGAGCGGGTATTGACGCCAGCTGAGCGGAAGGCATTGCGCAAAAAGGCTAATGTTGCTGCACAGACAAATGTAGTATCCATGAATGGTGATGTAAAAAGTGGCACTAGAGTTTTAGACTCTGTGTTCAACAAGATAAAATCTAGGATGCAGAAGTTTGGTGTTGATGTCGCATCTTTACCCATAACGTCTGATATGTCTATTAGTTGTGATGCCGCCGTGGAGGATTTAAATGAACTAattgatgaaattgacGCTGCTATTAAATCAGCTCCTGGCACGGTTCCTACGCCATTACGATTTACCAATCTGGATGACCTTGACAAAACGGTGCGTGAAATCAATGATAATTTAAGGAGATTAAAGGCTAAAAGCGGTAAGGGCCTTGTTCCTGATATAGACGACATTGAGAGTGCTATTAAGGATAATGAAACATACCTAGTTTATTTAAAGGAAGAACGCGTTATTGTTGAGGGATATCAACGTATGAAAACATTTCAGAATAAGTTACAGGGCTATAAGAAGGCTTTGTTAGACATCATCTCATATCGTGCTGCTTCTGCTAGGAGATCGAGTCTCATGACGGATAAAGGACTGAATCCTGCATCTGCAAGATCACAACAAaatgattatatattgggTATTTTGCAACGAATGAAAGCCGATAAGGGGTTAGTATTTGATCACTCTAATGTCATCAAAAGTGAATTGGTTCTTATGGCCACCCCAAATCGTTTCCACCCTCCATATAACTATTTAAAGCGTATAAAGGAACGCTTTTTCGTTCATATAGACCCTATAGATGTAAAAGGATCTGACATTACGGCTCTGCATCTGAATGTTCACGGCGAAAGTGCAGATGTTGATGCTTGCGTAACATATCTCAAGAGTTTGGAATTCCACTCATCGAAGCAAATACATATCGATTACGAACGTATCAAAAAAATATTTGGTGGTTTGTCAGGCTTATCACAAATTGATGAATCCTTTAATGTGATGACATTCTATTACCAGGGTGCTATAGACCTCATAGGTAGCCGTGATGGTGTTAATTTAGCATTCAACTATATAGATGAGAAGATCAAGGCATTTGAAAGTAATGTTGATGTTGGGAAGAGCATTTCCGCTCCCGCTACGTTGGCCGAACACGAGGCTCGCAAAGTACAGCTGCAGTATGATTTCTTGGTTTGCAAGGCATTATCTATGCGCTTCAGGAATTTGGTGCGCAATATTGAGGCCGATTTGGGAGTATCGGTATCGTTTGATTTTACAGCGAGAGATGGCAAGGCTGCAATGTATGTAAATGTAGACAGTACGTACAAAACGGATGATCAATCTGCTACAGGCCGTATTAAAACGGCTGTTACCCAACTGGAGGCTTTGGCAGCATCTATGGGAACCGTTGAAATTCCTGGTACAAATGATGAGGACGTCATGAGCTACCTATTTTCAGAAGATATATTAAGGTGTCGTTTTGTCTCACCGGACTTTTGCATGCATCGTTACGGAGGCATGGTCCATATTGTCGGTAAGAAGAGCGTGCTGAAAGACGCTTTGGTTCGTGTGAAAACTTTGCTACTTAACCGGAACATGAAGCCTAGAGAGTTACATGTGGAGGCTGATATGGCGTTTATGCTTTCTCCTTCGACGCTGTCAGCAGTGGAGGATTGGACCGGTGTAACTATACTGATTCGTGAATCTATTAATGGTTCAGTGCTTGTAATCTATGGTAATAAGGAGCAGCAGGACGAGTGCGTGAAACAAGTAGAAGAAATACTTAGCACTCATGTTGAGTATACTTTCGACCTATCTTCTGCCCATATGGCCGTATTGTCCGATAACAAGTACCGTATAATACGTGACTTGGAAGACAAGACTCACGTTCATATTGTGGTAAAGAAGGTTTCAAATGAACTCATTTTCCATGGTCAAAGGGAGAAGGTTGACGAAGCAGTAGATGTCATGAAGGCATTCACAGAGAACTTCGTCTGTCTCGATAACACTAAAATCAGTGATATTACAATAACTGGTGATTTCTATGCCTGGATACGTGTCCCCAAACGACACATCGGTGCTGTCATTGGTAAAGGTGGTTCCACGTTAcgtgatataatatcaaatgCTGGACTTCGAAACATATTTGTTAACCGTGGTGACAATTCAGATGATATTGTATGCTTTGAAGGTAACAAGGTTGCTGTGAAGAATGCGTTAGAAGTGCTAAGTCACATTTTGGAATTTGACGGGGTGAACCAACAGGATAGCCCTATAGAAGACTTCTTAGTCGGCAGATATAGTAGCACGCATTCAGTGCTGCGCACCAATGTACCTACGACTGTCGAGCGTAGTTCAAAGCCCGCGCGCAACAGTGGTAGTAAACCGATTGTGTTCGATTGCCGCGATGATGATTTTCCGGCTCTTGGTAGCAAGATGTAA